The Rhizoctonia solani chromosome 14, complete sequence genome has a segment encoding these proteins:
- a CDS encoding DNA-directed RNA polymerase III subunit C34, whose translation MSTLTPGELEVYQACSQAEDGMLRQKELEKATTIKGADMVAAINGLLKKSLLKIMKDSKGVLSYKAVDKADAKIVGLMDADESIVYKKIQEAKNEGIWTKHLKSTELHQSIITRALKSLEKKGLVKSIKSVKHPTRKIYILANLQPSVEVSGGPWYNNSEFESEFVQTLCKACLNFIQQQSYPVHKSKSKLSPRALFPTSASSRYPTAAAVLSFLKGSHITDTPLEISHVESLLQVLIYDGLVEALPGSGLGSLPDMGSGSDNDSGSESDSETSDDESSRKKKRRKKDKEKSSSSNSKKGKKRPRDDSGSDSDDNSSDGSNVSVGRKKKRRKATDNGSDSDSAKSDSGSDSDEEDARAKKRRKSKSRSKSKSKSKSRRASSDSESDSGGDSGSSNSDSDSDDERGRRKSKSKSKCKSSSKSKSKSKSKVKREPSPVEVQFDANAGRVYRAIRPERVALGWAQSPCHACPQFDFCHDDGPVNARECQYYSTWLNAGIADAE comes from the exons ATGTCGACACTCACTCCGGGTGAACTGGAGGTGTACCAAGCATGCTCTCAGGCCGAGGATGGA ATGCTCCGCCAAAAGGAGCTAGAGAAGGCCACGACCATCAAAGGAGCAGATATGGTCGCCGCTATAAACGGGCTTCTGAAGAAG TCTCTTTTGAAAATTATGAAGGATTCCAAGGGTGTATTGTCGTACAAAGCTGTGGACAAGGCCGATGCCAAAAT TGTAGGCTTAATGGATGCGGATGAGAGTATTGTATACAAGAAGATTCAGGAAGCCAAGAACGAAG GGATTTGGACCAAACATTTAAAGAGCACTGAACTTCACCAATCAATCATCACCCGCGCTCTGAAGTCATTGGAGAAAAAGGGACTCGTGAAGTCTATCAAATCGGTCAAG CATCCAACTCGCAAAATTTACATCCTTGCCAACCTTCAGCCATCTGTTGAAGTATCTGGCGGCCCATGGTACAACAACAGCGAATTCGAATCTGAATTTGTTCAAACTCTCTGTAAAGCATGTCTTAATTTCATTCAACAGCAG TCATATCCAGTACACAAGTCTAAATCTAAATTATCTCCTCGGGCACTTTTCCCCACTTCGGCATCTTCGCGCTATCCAACGGCCGCAGCCGTTCTCAGCTTTCTGAAGGGATCACACATTACCGACACTCCACTCGAAATATCCCACGTAGAATCCCTTCTTCAGGTCCTGATTTACGACGGTTTAGTCGAGGCCCTCCCGGGATCTGGGCTTGGCAGCCTGCCCGATATGGGCAGCGGTAGCGACAACGACAGTGGCTCAGAATCGGATAGCGAAACCTCGGACGACGAATCTTCGCGCAAAAAGAAAAGGCGCAAAAAAGACAAAGAGAAATCGAGCAGCAGCAATAGTAAAAAGGGGAAGAAGCGCCCACGGGACGATTCAGGTTCTGACTCGGATGACAATTCGTCAGATGGCTCGAATGTGTCTGTTGGACGGAAAAAGAAACGACGTAAAGCAACTGATAACGGATCCGACTCTGACTCGGCCAAGTCTGATTCGGGCTCCGATTCCGACGAGGAAGACGCCCGTGCCAAAAAGCGTAGAAAATCAAAATCCAGGAGCAAGTCCAAATCAAAGTCCAAATCGCGCCGGGCGAGTTCCGATTCCGAGTCAGATTCGGGAGGCGACTCCGGTTCGTCCAACTCGGATTCGGATTCGGACGACGAGCGCGGACGCAGAAAGTCCAAGAGCAAGTCCAAGTGCAAGTCGTCCTCCAAATCAAAGTCGAAATCAAAGTCCAAGGTGAAACGTGAGCCGTCGCCGGTGGAAGTTCAATTTGATGCGAACGCGGGGAGAGTATATCGCGCGATTCGCCCTGAACGGGTCGCGCTGGGGTGGGCTCAGAGTCCATGCCATGCTTGCCCGCAGTTCGACTTTTGTCATGATGATGGCCCTGTGAACGCGCGCGAATGTCAGTATTACTCAACGTGGTTGAATGCGGGTATTGCGGACGCTGAATAA
- a CDS encoding glycoside hydrolase family 43 protein, whose amino-acid sequence MFWLSSAVLLTLSQLAAATLQIVPAATWTASGTNQHIQAHGGGMIKEGNTYYWVGENKLNGSAFQSINCYSSTNLVEWKYVGALLTLQSSGDLGPSRVVERPKVIYNPTTKQYVLYMHIDSSNYGEAKVGVATGSSVCGSYTYRGSFRPLGYESRDMGLYKDTDGTAYLLTEDRANGLRIDKLSADYLSVVSNVYTWAEKYESPAVIKSSAGVYFMFASQLTGWNTNDNMYSTSTSLSGPWSSWKTFAPAGSRTWDSQTTFVLPIGNNFIYMGDRWFSNNLMRSTYVWLPLTISGTTASMPTNYVNWVVDVNTGAMGPGPGENWYEAESASLSGSAVKASCSGCSGTSAVGYIGGSGNGVLTFNNVASNAATRTTLRIKHLNGDTAQRYGTITVNGVAQTVAFLPTTDGQTPGSSVVHVNLNSGSSNTYLLLGIMEAMLLMLIGSCF is encoded by the exons ATGTTTTGGCTATCATCCGCCGTACTATTGACATTGTCTCAACTGGCAGCCGCCACTTTACAGATTGTACCAGCCGCAACATGGACCGCC TCTGGAACCAATCAGCATATTCAAGCTCATGGCGGAGGTATGATCAAGGAAGGGAACACCTATTACTGGGTGGGCGAAAACAAACTAAAT GGCTCGGCTTTCCAAAGCATTAACTGTTACTCTTCCACTAATCTTGTCGAGTGGAAATACGTTGGGGCACTTTTAACACTGCAGAGCTCGGGAGATCTCGGCCCTAGCCGAGTTGTCGAACGGCCTAAG GTTATCTATAACCCCACGACAAAGCAGTATGTCTTGTACATGCACATCGATAGTTCAAACTATGGTGAAGCCAAAGTTGGCGTTGCAACTGGTTCTTCAGTTTGTGGCAGTTATACATATCGAGGAAGCTTCCGGCCTTTAGGCTACGAGAGTCGTGACATGGGGCTCTACAAAGATACTGATGGAACCGCATATCTGCTGACGGAGGAT CGAGCGAACGGTCTCCGTATTGACAAATTGTCCGCGGACTATCTCTCGGTTGTTTCAAACGTCTATACCTGGGCCGAGAAGTATGAATCGCCCGCCGTTATCAAGTCATCTGCAGGCGTCTACTTCATGTTTGCGTCTCAACTCACTG GATGGAATACGAATGACAATATGTATTCCACCAGCACATCACTTTCGGGTCCATGGTCTTCGTGGAAG ACTTTCGCTCCCGCCGGATCGCGTACGTGGGACAGTCAGACGACTTTTGTCCTTCCGATCGGCAATAACTTCATCTATATGGGCG ATCGTTGGTTCAGCAATAATCTCATGCGTAGCACTTACGTCTGGCTCCCGCTAACAATTTCGGGTACGACCGCCAGTATGCCAACCAATTATGTCAATTGGGTCGTCGATGTCAATACCGGAGCCATGGGTCCAGGCCCGGGCGAGAATTGGTACGAAGCCGAGAGTGCTTCCCTGAGCGGTTCGGCCGTCAAAGCATCATGTTCCG GATGCTCTGGTACTAGTGCGGTCGGATACATCGGTGGAAGCGGAAATGGAGTGCTAACGTTCAACAACGTCGCTAGCAATGCAGCAACTCGTACGACTCTTCGCATCAAGCATCTG AACGGGGACACAGCACAGCGATATGGCACCATTACGGTCAACGGCGTCGCTCAGACAGTCGCATTCCTCCCTACgacagatggacagacacCGGGTTCAAGTGTTGTACATGTTAACCTTAATAGCGGAAGCTCAAATACGTATCTATTGCTGGGTATAATGGAGGCTATGCTGCTGATGTTGATAGGCTCATG CTTTTAG
- a CDS encoding glycoside hydrolase family 43 protein, translating to MPITPSHELRASLERHNKAFETLLQLIPAKYYLPQEQEDDNIGTKYQKNKKKQVAPKQAFKEATKKARRDKLDPANNKSILEIQREAAGLQDSASSNAKQKGKHKATEDEDSDDPDVEMADLSDAPRDSSTAPQAMPSYESISTVRAKLHARIDSLKKERGAPTGEPGSRDELLEEQRRKRGLLREKRRQATRERKRNEEAGKQKKSNTQERDKGHQTKAQLIVPDPVTGGSTSGATNVTFSAIASSGGPAKAKKYATVADPRAALSQLNSRNEKLASLPTEKREAIEERSRWEKAEIRAEGGKVHDDPARLKKAAKRKEKEKSKSKLEWDKRKEVLAANMAAKQKRRSDNIAQRNERRNDARKGIKPKTGKARPGFEGKRTFGSKKGSGKSNK from the exons ATGCCTATTACGCCCAGCCATGAATTGCGCGCGAGCCTTGAAAGACATAACAAAGCATTCGAGACCCTCTTGCAATTAATTCCCGCCAAATATTATCTTCCACAGGAGCAAGAGGATGATAAC ATTGGGACCAAGTACCAAAAGAACAAGAAAAAGCAAGTCGCACCTAAGCAGGCGTTCAAAGAAGCGACCAAAAAGGCACGACGAGACAAG CTCGATCCCGCCAATAACAAATCCATCTTAGAGATACAGAGGGAAGCCGCTGGTCTTCAGGACTCGGCTTCGAGCAATGCGAAGCAGAAGGGAAAGCATAAAGCCACCGAGGACGAAGATTCAGACGACCCAGATGTCGAGATGGCAGACCTCTCCGATGCTCCTCGAGATTCTTCCACAGCTCCACAAGCAATGCCATCGTACGAAAGTATTTCGACAGTTCGTGCCAAATTACATGCTCGTATCGACAGCTTGAAGAAAGAACGGGGTGCTCCCACAGGAGAGCCTGGGAGTCGTGATGAACTATTAGAAGAGCAGAGACGGAAGCGTGGTTTGCTTCGAGAGAAGAGGAGGCAGGCTACGCGCGAGCGAAAACGCAATGAAGAGGCGGGGAAACAAAAGAAATCCAACACACAGGAGAGGGACAAGGGCCATCAGACTAAA GCACAGCTCATAGTTCCAGATCCAGTAACCGGCGGATCTACAAGCGGAGCCACCAACGTTACATTTTCAGCGATCGCCTCATCGGGAGGTCCAGCCAAAGCGAAAAAATATGCTACAGTCGCGGATCCTCGTGCTGCCCTTAGCCAACTCAACTCTCGAAATGAGAAACTTGCTTCTTTACCTACAGAAAAGCGAGAGGCCATTGAAGAACGATCCCGTTGGGAAAAGGCCGAAATCCGTGCCGAGGGTGGAAAGGTGCATGATGATCCTGCCCGACTCAAGAAAGCCGCCAAACGAAAGGAGAAAGAAAAATCAAAAAGCAAGCTTGAATG GGACAAGAGAAAGGAAGTGCTTGCCGCAAATATGGCAGCGAAACAGAAAAGGCGCTCGGATAACATTGCTCAGCGTAACGAGCGGAGAAATGACGCTCGAAAAGGAATCAAACCGAAAACAGGTAAGGCTCGGCCCGGCTTCGAAGGAAAACGCACATTCGGTAGCAAGAAGGGCTCCGGCAAGAGCAATAAATAA
- a CDS encoding phytanoyl-CoA dioxygenase produces the protein MDSANLGWLQPVYANSTSMEEMRERFVEQGYLWVKGLVPREDILDFRRKYFEFMAPTGVLKEGTDPIDGIYCGADPEQYLPPGNGREGHNTEKAEQFIQRNIEAHHSQWLEAITTHPTIFKFVQEFTQWPAVKLLKRQMLRANVPGAETTAVHYDHIFLRYGPPTFLTAWLPFGDIPVEGGGLTYLENAVPIAQAIENDFTKRAEKFTLEERLSAFNANMSRGGALSHDSQEFSRAYGNQKWLIADYEVGDVVFHHPFSIHASCINESPTSTIRLATDLRFVNPEAPYDTRWTNYWYPNE, from the exons ATGGACTCAGCCAATCTGGGCTGGCTCCAGCCCGTATATGCAAACTCGACTTCCATGGAAGAAATGCGTGAGCGATTCGTGGAACAAGGTTACCTTTGGGTCAAAGGACTCGTCCCACGCGAAGATATCTTGGACTTTAGGCGCAAGTACTTTGAATTCATGGCTCCTACTGGAGTTCTCAAGGAAGGAACCGACCCCATTGATGGCATATACTGCGGAGCAGATCCGGAACAATACCTACCTCCCGGGAATGGACGTGAAGGTCACAACACAGAAAAGGCAGAACAG TTCATCCAACGCAATATCGAAGCCCACCATTCCCAATGGCTAGAAGCTATTACAACACACCCAA CGATATTTAAGTTTGTCCAAGAATTTACCCAGTGGCCCGCAGTTAAGCTTCTCAAACGGCAGATGCTTAGGGCAAATGTCCCTGGTGCCGAGACAACA GCAGTTCATTACGATCATATATTTCTTCGCTACGGCCCGCCGACTTTCTTGACTGCTTGGCTTCCTTTCGGTGACATCCCGGTCGAGGGTGGTGGGCTAACCTACCTCGAGAATGCTGTACCCATCGCTCAAGCTATTGAAAATGATTTCACAAAGCGCGCTGAAAAATTCACCCTGGAAGAACGACTGAGCGCATTCAACGCCAACATGTCACGAGGTGGCGCGTTGAGTCACGATTCACAAGAGTTCAGCCGTGCGTATGGTAACCAGAAATGGCTTATTGCCGACTATGAGGTGGGAGATGTTGTATTCCATCATCCCTTCAGT ATTCATGCCTCTTGTATCAATGAGTCACCTACAAGTACTATTCGATTG GCCACCGACTTGCGCTTTGTTAACCCAGAGGCTCCGTATGACACTCGATGGACAAACTACTGGTACCCTAATGAGTAA
- a CDS encoding 4-nitrophenyl phosphatase → MAAKPTTPSQLQAVVDSYDTFMFDCDGVLWHGDHLIPGIIEVLAYLRQQKKSIIFVTNNATKSRRSYKGKFDKLGVQAEVDEIFGSAYAAAVYLSSVIKLPKDKKVYVIGMKGLEEELEEEGISYIGGTDPADNTLNSFNLPFEPDPAVAAVRSNTSHATKGLLPGAGSISAPLRYSLKRDPVSTGKPHATMLDCVKAKHNYDPKKTLMIGDRLDTDIQFGKNGGLDTLLVLSGKRNTLIRYIRANASPVIPDYVVSSLGDFAVLAKGHSI, encoded by the exons ATGGCGGCTAAACCAACAACCCCTTCACAATTACAGGCTGTTGTTGATTCTTATGATACCTTTATGTTTGATTGTGATGGAGTGCTATGGCATGGTGATCATCTAATCCCTGGGATAATTGAAGTACTTGCTTATCTGAGACAGCAAA AGAAGAGTATCATATTTGTGACAAACAACGCAACCAAATCGAGGCGAAGCTATAAGGGAAAGTTTGATAAACTAGGCGTTCAGGCAGAAGTA GACGAGATTTTTGGTTCTGCATATGCTGCTGCCGTGTATTTATCTTCTGTCATCAAGCTCCCGAAAGACAAGAAAGTTTACGTTATCGGAATGAAAGGCCTCGAGGAGGAGCTGGAGGAAGAGGGCATCTCGTATATTGGCGGCACT GACCCTGCAGACAACACGCTGAATTCATTCAACCTTCCTTTTGAGCCCGATCCAGCCGTCGCTGCTGTG CGTTCCAATACCTCACACGCAACGAAGG GTTTACTTCCTGGAGCAGGATCCATCAGTGCACCACTTCGCTATTCGCTCAAGAGAGATCCTGTCTCTACAGGAAAGCCCCATGCAACAATGTTAGACTGTGTGAAAGCCAA ACACAACTACGATCCGAAAAAGACTCTTATGATTGGCGACCGCCTGGATACGGATATTCAATTCGGGAAGAACGGGGGTCTCGATACTCTACTCGTTTTATCGGGTAA GCGTAACACACTTATCCGATATATCCGGGCTAACGCATCGCCGGTTATCCCGGATTATGTCGTCAGCTCTCTGGGAGACTTTGCTGTCTTGGCTAAAGGACATTCAATTTAA